A stretch of Methanobacterium sp. DNA encodes these proteins:
- the topA gene encoding DNA topoisomerase I, translated as MHEVIICEKPKSSEKIAKALSKDSIKNSYKKVPYYEFEENGKKTTVLSAVGHLYSLSPTSSGQKKIFDIEWVPLYEKDKQKKYVKGYIDAIKKLSKGADKFIHACDYDIEGTLIGYNALKYACGEDSIKKASRMKFSTLTKEDILKAYENPIDIDFRQVDSGIARHVLDFLFGVNISKYLTSSISSATKRYVQLSAGRVQTPTLSILVDREKEIKKFVPIPYWLIKAALEGDIIADHKTGKIFERKDADKILADCEGKDAVVKDITLRETKKLPPFPFDLGSLQSEAYGVFGFSPKKTQQIAQNLYTEGYTSYPRTSSQKLPKSIGYDKILKKLSKSTTFKKHVEALKKPLKPNEGKKTDEAHPAIHPTGTLPKNLDTDDQKLYELITFRFISVFGEEGIQESMKTHLEINSQEFSFSRKRMAKMGWLDHYPFRKIENDTFPEIKKGDTLKVKEIICEEKETKPPARYNQASLIRELEKRGLGTKSTRANIISILYDRKYIEGQKIKVNELGEHLIDTLKEYSEDITSEELTRKFEMELKGIMEDKITKDQVIEEAKQEVSSILDDIEKNKLEIGEKLYEAYQESRIVGECKCGGNLVMKYSPRTKGTFVGCSNYPDCKITYPIPRGTNVLKTKCEKCGLPMISFGKPRQRACLDPKCGREGQEPSNEAVGVCPQCGNQLIKRMGRYGEFIGCSGFPKCRFTKSLNEAA; from the coding sequence ATGCATGAAGTCATAATTTGTGAAAAGCCAAAATCATCTGAAAAAATAGCTAAGGCATTATCTAAAGATTCAATAAAGAACAGCTATAAAAAAGTTCCATACTATGAATTTGAAGAAAATGGGAAAAAAACAACAGTATTATCTGCAGTAGGTCATTTATATTCTCTTTCTCCCACCAGCTCCGGGCAGAAAAAAATTTTTGATATTGAATGGGTTCCACTCTATGAAAAAGATAAACAGAAAAAATATGTTAAAGGATATATAGATGCCATCAAAAAGCTTTCCAAAGGTGCAGATAAATTCATTCATGCATGTGATTATGATATAGAAGGAACTTTAATAGGGTACAATGCACTGAAATACGCCTGCGGTGAAGATAGCATAAAAAAGGCTTCAAGAATGAAATTTTCAACTTTAACTAAAGAAGATATCCTAAAAGCTTATGAAAATCCAATTGACATCGATTTCAGGCAGGTAGATAGTGGTATTGCCCGACATGTGCTTGATTTTCTATTTGGGGTTAATATATCGAAATATTTAACTTCTTCAATAAGTTCTGCCACAAAAAGATATGTTCAACTTTCTGCAGGGCGAGTACAAACACCAACTTTATCTATACTTGTAGATAGGGAAAAAGAAATTAAAAAATTCGTCCCTATTCCTTACTGGCTTATAAAAGCTGCTCTTGAAGGGGATATAATTGCTGATCATAAAACAGGGAAAATATTTGAAAGAAAGGATGCAGATAAAATCCTGGCTGACTGTGAAGGTAAAGATGCAGTTGTTAAGGACATTACTCTAAGAGAAACCAAAAAATTACCCCCATTTCCTTTTGATCTTGGAAGCCTTCAGTCAGAAGCATACGGAGTCTTTGGTTTCAGCCCTAAAAAGACCCAGCAAATAGCTCAAAATCTTTATACTGAAGGATACACTTCATATCCACGTACTTCATCACAGAAACTTCCAAAAAGCATTGGATACGACAAAATACTTAAAAAATTAAGTAAAAGCACTACATTCAAAAAACATGTGGAAGCACTCAAAAAACCTTTAAAACCAAATGAAGGTAAAAAAACAGATGAAGCACACCCAGCTATACATCCAACAGGCACATTACCTAAGAATTTAGATACAGACGATCAAAAACTTTATGAACTCATAACTTTTAGATTTATATCAGTATTTGGCGAAGAAGGAATTCAAGAATCTATGAAAACACACTTAGAGATTAATTCACAGGAGTTTAGCTTCAGCAGGAAAAGAATGGCTAAAATGGGATGGCTTGATCATTATCCCTTTAGAAAAATCGAAAATGATACATTCCCTGAAATCAAAAAAGGAGACACTTTAAAGGTTAAAGAGATTATTTGTGAAGAAAAAGAAACAAAGCCGCCTGCCAGATACAATCAAGCTTCTTTGATACGAGAACTTGAAAAAAGAGGTCTTGGAACAAAATCAACCAGGGCAAACATAATCTCCATACTCTATGACCGAAAATACATTGAAGGGCAGAAAATAAAAGTCAATGAACTCGGTGAACACCTTATAGACACACTTAAAGAATATTCAGAGGATATTACCAGCGAAGAACTAACAAGAAAGTTTGAAATGGAACTTAAAGGGATTATGGAAGATAAAATAACAAAAGATCAGGTTATTGAAGAGGCGAAACAAGAGGTATCATCTATTCTTGATGATATTGAAAAGAATAAATTAGAAATCGGTGAAAAACTTTATGAGGCTTATCAGGAAAGCCGAATTGTTGGAGAATGTAAATGCGGCGGTAACCTGGTTATGAAATACTCTCCAAGAACAAAGGGCACTTTTGTAGGCTGTTCTAATTATCCTGATTGTAAAATTACTTATCCCATACCTCGAGGCACCAATGTACTTAAAACAAAATGTGAAAAATGCGGCCTTCCAATGATATCATTTGGAAAACCTCGCCAGAGGGCGTGCCTCGATCCAAAATGCGGCAGAGAAGGGCAGGAACCTTCAAATGAAGCTGTTGGTGTCTGTCCTCAGTGCGGGAATCAATTAATAAAAAGAATGGGCAGATACGGTGAATTTATCGGCTGCAGCGGCTTTCCTAAGTGTAGATTTACAAAGTCCTTGAATGAGGCTGCATAG
- a CDS encoding MarR family transcriptional regulator gives MVKEDSCDIFCNCLYFTSNKLNRIISKMAEEEFIKTGLSPSYAIALMLINTEPGLSQNEISKKLNIKPSTTSRFLDKLEIKELVTRKVNGKVSYLYPTEKGMELEEKIEKCWKNLYNRYSEILGFKEGDELTKSIYNAANKLERS, from the coding sequence ATGGTTAAAGAGGATTCATGTGACATTTTTTGCAATTGTCTTTATTTTACCAGCAACAAATTAAATAGAATAATAAGTAAAATGGCAGAAGAGGAATTTATAAAAACAGGGCTTTCACCATCATATGCCATTGCTTTAATGTTAATTAATACCGAACCGGGATTGTCACAAAACGAAATAAGCAAAAAACTTAATATAAAGCCTTCTACAACTTCAAGATTTCTGGATAAGCTTGAAATTAAAGAATTGGTAACTAGAAAGGTTAATGGAAAAGTATCTTACCTTTATCCTACAGAAAAAGGGATGGAATTAGAAGAAAAAATAGAAAAATGCTGGAAAAACTTATATAATCGTTATTCCGAGATTTTAGGATTTAAAGAAGGTGATGAATTAACCAAATCCATTTATAATGCAGCTAATAAACTAGAAAGATCTTAA